From the Cydia pomonella isolate Wapato2018A chromosome 11, ilCydPomo1, whole genome shotgun sequence genome, one window contains:
- the LOC133522860 gene encoding uncharacterized protein LOC133522860 isoform X1 — protein MDPEDQSSDFTRVVDSVMSLFSEVMSRDAVCAIVEHCGGDLTEAIDIIVNMSEDSSVNELSYNVPTPNQIGVSSHNVAVSPLVSPNPQNTGTVELIINDTQSLSVSRNPRTANTLVLQPGLSYSGASQTKGAYPKQLPKQRPINSQISIWTPQTKQIVEYHNKGIRTLILMRGLPGSGKSFLARQLVETMCPGMNYKSFLFSTDDFFMHRGRYEFQRNMLSEAHQWNQNRVQEAFGRGVSPIFVDNTNVEIRHMEPYVRAGVRGGYIIEVLEPNTPWAKKVGHLARKNSHDVNISTLKRLLDTFQLCPSGAFLIQMFGLSYPADKIPPVMRNIPPVLKQDPQDAPSPHQTRQSQVDSAKSQSGKAFEVMQNLPYVLKTDAIQQELLTTSHSQADCASNHAYVSPTSNETHAAPTQANYLSSAQQCSHIERIIETRIENEHETSGDISSTTTNDAETAHDDNDPITKVEFVKLEDVRKQLEQLEKLEDEWENGDAWNDDSKSTVKSLSENASVFVPKPPRNSEHNSTGLDRFLPSSSHYNDWSKISMFMPSWTECQTTSLLDTPNVEVVMETSGTSVEFGDTDVNNTNLKVLIATPRDINFYYTGLNEEKIPNKRMLDKSSMTNDHDHIAMETVRCKNEEKHFIAFRKLFKNISKVELRDVFDKCVGDVNWAVDIVLDGMANNQLHTSAGDISDTEDIDDEQCDCLAAYNIIPNVNTQQKSTIANPDLSPTGLAPGISGPSTPKLKKEKNLSESSILLKRQIEQNVVISDSHYSDHCLKIRKMRRGEVDDVQGGALQQETEDRERASPIASTSTAAEPVAESYLSTDDDDSQTACSDDGERVVNVDLGTVFISELDHMFGRNDMQYPDNILTRVNMPVSLLNEINALWIESFMYQLDEQSRQSEIMLRQDEEFARQLALKEEQLAKAGQEPAVPDLKDIMDMELALSIYKKEITAEWRNNVPNDLAARMTREKLYNLFPDVNPEILSELLMAHDNNFQATVEVLLSSTGNGKILEEENGVAKFITTKELERHEKLIEEQKKALSEVEWPLLPKDDKVDMNTVQEYRAKANEHLEQRNLYRLRAESYLARNMPQIATYYSDVAVLHKKKFDHANSLAAASLMQVHAAKNIDKSTIDLHFMRVLEAKETLDLFLDSHIRKLRESQTKGPRFHTLFFITGRGLHSPGGPVIKPATKRRLRERGIAYSERNPGLLTSRVCAEDRLTHEFQ, from the exons ATGGATCCTGAGGATCAGAGTTCAGATTTCACGAGAGTTGTTGACTCTGTGATGAGTTTATTCAGTGAAGTGATGAGCCGAGATGCAGTCTGCGCAATCGTGGAGCACTGTGGTGGGGACT TGACTGAAGCGATTGATATCATTGTCAACATGTCAGAGGATTCTTCTGTCAACGAATTATCATATAATGTACCAACACCCAATCAAATTGGTGTTTCTTCACACAATGTGGCGGTAAGTCCACTTGTCTCACCAAACCCACAGAATACTGGAACCGTGGAACTCATAATTAATGACACACAAAGTCTATCTGTATCAAGAAACCCACGAACTGCCAATACGCTGGTATTACAACCTGGATTATCATATTCTGGGGCGTCACAAACCAAAGGAGCTTACCCTAAACAGCTTCCTAAGCAAAGACCGATCAACTCACAAATAAGTATATGGAcgccacaaacaaaacaaatcgtTGAATACCACAATAAAGGGATTAGAACTTTGATTTTAATGAGAGGTCTACCTGGGAGTGGCAAGTCTTTCTTAGCACGGCAACTAGTTGAAACTATGTGTCCAGGCATGAATTATAAATCATTCTTATTTAGCACCGACGACTTTTTCATGCACAGGGGACGATATGAATTTCAGAGGAACATGCTCAGCGAGGCTCACCAATGGAATCAAAATAGGGTTCAAGAAGCATTTGGTCGCGGCGTAAGCCCCATTTTCGTTGATAATACTAACGTGGAGATACGGCACATGGAGCCATATGTTAGGGCAGGAGTCCGGGGAGGTTATATAATAGAGGTTTTGGAACCTAATACTCCGTGGGCTAAAAAAGTTGGCCATCTGGCTCGGAAAAATTCCCACGATGTCAACATTTCGACTTTAAAACGACTATTGGATACCTTCCAACTTTGCCCGAGTGGTGcttttttaatacaaatgttTGGGTTATCATATCCTGCAGATAAAATCCCTCCAGTAATGAGAAATATTCCACCTGTTTTGAAACAAGATCCACAAGATGCTCCATCTCCACATCAAACACGTCAAAGCCAG gtTGATTCGGCGAAGAGTCAGTCTGGCAAGGCATTTGAAGTCATGCAAAATCTTCCTTATGTTTTGAAGACTGACGCGATTCAGCAGGAACTTCTTACTACAAGCCACAGCCAAGCAGACTGTGCTTCAAATCATGCATACGTGAGTCCAACGTCAAATGAGACACATGCCGCTCCAACTCAGGCAAACTACTTATCATCTGCGCAACAATGTTCACATATAGAACGTATTATAGAAACGCGGATAGAAAACGAACATGAAACATCTGGTGATATTTCCTCTACAACCACTAATGATGCTGAAACAGCTCACGATGACAATGACCCAATCACTAAAGTTGAGTTTGTAAAACTAGAAGACGTGCGAAAACAGTTAGAGCAACTTGAAAAACTAGAAGATGAATGGGAAAATGGAGATGCATGGAATGATGATTCAAAATCAACAGTAAAATCTCTTTCTGAAAATGCTTCAGTGTTTGTTCCCAAACCACCTAGAAATTCTGAACATAATTCTACAGGACTAGATAGATTTTTACCATCTAGTTCCCATTATAATGATTGGTCAAAGATTTCAATGTTCATGCCATCATGGACTGAATGTCAAACTACTAGTTTACTGGACACACCAAATGTTGAAGTAGTTATGGAAACAAGTGGCACTAGTGTAGAATTTGGAGACACTGACGTTAATAATACAAATCTTAAAGTTCTTATTGCTACACCAAGAGATATTAACTTTTACTACACGGGATTAAATGAAGAAAAGATTCCTAATAAACGAATGTTGGACAAAAGCAGTATGACCAATGATCACGATCACATCGCGATGGAAACTGTTAGGTGCAAAAATGAAGAGAAACACTTTATCGCCTTTCGAAAACTGTTCAAGAATATATCCAAAGTGGAATTGAGAGACGTATTTGACAAATGTGTAGGCGATGTAAACTGGGCTGTTGACATTGTTTTAGACGGCATGGCTAATAATCAATTGCACACTAGTGCTGGAGATATTTCGGATACAGAAGATATCGACGACGAACAGTGTGACTGTCTAGCAGCATATAACATAATACCAAACGTTAATACGCAGCAGAAATCAACTATAGCTAATCCAGATCTAAGCCCAACTGGACTCGCACCAGGAATATCAGGACCTAGTACaccgaaattaaaaaaagagaAGAATCTTTCGGAATCCTCTATACTGTTAAAACGTCAAATAGAGCAAAACGTTGTTATATCTGACAGTCATTACTCTGACCATTGCCTCAAAATAAGGAAAATGCGCCGCGGTGAAGTGGACGATGTTCAAGGAGGTGCACTTCAACAAGAAACAGAAGATAGAGAAAGAGCCAGTCCTATAGCTTCCACATCAACTGCTGCCGAACCGGTAGCGGAGTCTTATTTGAgtactgatgatgatgattctcAAACCGCTTGCAGTGATGACGGCGAAAGAGTTGTCAACGTTGATTTGGGAACAGTCTTTATTTCAGAGCTTGACCACATGTTTGGCCGGAACGATATGCAATACCCAGATAACATACTGACAAGGGTGAACATGCCAGTTTCCTTGCTTAATGAAATTAACGCTCTTTGGATAGAGTCGTTTATGTATCAATTAGATGAGCAGTCGCGCCAGTCGGAAATAATGCTACGTCAAGATGAAGAATTTGCGAG GCAGTTGGCTTTAAAAGAAGAACAATTGGCCAAAGCGGGGCAAGAACCCGCCGTTCCAGACTTAAAAGACATTATGGACATGGAACTAGCGCTGTCCATTTATAAGAAGGAGATAACGGCAGAATGGCGCAATAATGTGCCTAATGATTTAGCCGCTAGAATGACGAGAGAGAAATTGTACAATTTGTTCCCTGACGTGAATCCTGAAATTCTCTCTGAACTTCTCATGGCTCATGACAATAATTTCCAGGCTACTGTTGAG GTATTACTATCATCAACAGGCAATGGCAAAATACTGGAAGAAGAAAATGGTGTAGCAAAATTTATAACTACAAAAGAACTGGAACGCCATGAAAAGTTGATCGAAGAACAAAAAAAG GCTCTGTCAGAAGTGGAGTGGCCCTTGCTACCCAAAGATGACAAGGTCGATATGAACACGGTGCAGGAGTACCGAGCCAAAGCCAACGAACACTTGGAGCAGCGGAATCT GTACCGACTGCGAGCCGAAAGCTACCTGGCGCGCAACATGCCGCAGATCGCCACATACTACTCCGATGTGGCGGTGTTGCATAAGAAGAAGTTCGACCACGCTAACAGTTTAGCGGCTGCTTCCCTGATGCAG gtTCACGCAGCAAAAAACATCGACAAATCCACAATCGACCTTCACTTCATGCGCGTACTCGAAGCCAAAGAAACGCTTGACTTGTTCCTAGACTCCCACATTCGCAAGTTGCGAGAGTCGCAGACGAAGGGGCCGAGATTCCACACTTTGTTCTTTATAACGGGCAGGGGCTTGCACAGTCCCGGCGGGCCGGTGATCAAGCCGGCCACCAAACGGAGGCTTCGGGAGAGGGGCATAGC ATATTCTGAACGCAACCCAGGCCTGCTGACGTCACGCGTGTGCGCCGAAGACAGGCTGACGCACGAGTTCCAATAG
- the LOC133522860 gene encoding uncharacterized protein LOC133522860 isoform X2 yields MSEDSSVNELSYNVPTPNQIGVSSHNVAVSPLVSPNPQNTGTVELIINDTQSLSVSRNPRTANTLVLQPGLSYSGASQTKGAYPKQLPKQRPINSQISIWTPQTKQIVEYHNKGIRTLILMRGLPGSGKSFLARQLVETMCPGMNYKSFLFSTDDFFMHRGRYEFQRNMLSEAHQWNQNRVQEAFGRGVSPIFVDNTNVEIRHMEPYVRAGVRGGYIIEVLEPNTPWAKKVGHLARKNSHDVNISTLKRLLDTFQLCPSGAFLIQMFGLSYPADKIPPVMRNIPPVLKQDPQDAPSPHQTRQSQVDSAKSQSGKAFEVMQNLPYVLKTDAIQQELLTTSHSQADCASNHAYVSPTSNETHAAPTQANYLSSAQQCSHIERIIETRIENEHETSGDISSTTTNDAETAHDDNDPITKVEFVKLEDVRKQLEQLEKLEDEWENGDAWNDDSKSTVKSLSENASVFVPKPPRNSEHNSTGLDRFLPSSSHYNDWSKISMFMPSWTECQTTSLLDTPNVEVVMETSGTSVEFGDTDVNNTNLKVLIATPRDINFYYTGLNEEKIPNKRMLDKSSMTNDHDHIAMETVRCKNEEKHFIAFRKLFKNISKVELRDVFDKCVGDVNWAVDIVLDGMANNQLHTSAGDISDTEDIDDEQCDCLAAYNIIPNVNTQQKSTIANPDLSPTGLAPGISGPSTPKLKKEKNLSESSILLKRQIEQNVVISDSHYSDHCLKIRKMRRGEVDDVQGGALQQETEDRERASPIASTSTAAEPVAESYLSTDDDDSQTACSDDGERVVNVDLGTVFISELDHMFGRNDMQYPDNILTRVNMPVSLLNEINALWIESFMYQLDEQSRQSEIMLRQDEEFARQLALKEEQLAKAGQEPAVPDLKDIMDMELALSIYKKEITAEWRNNVPNDLAARMTREKLYNLFPDVNPEILSELLMAHDNNFQATVEVLLSSTGNGKILEEENGVAKFITTKELERHEKLIEEQKKALSEVEWPLLPKDDKVDMNTVQEYRAKANEHLEQRNLYRLRAESYLARNMPQIATYYSDVAVLHKKKFDHANSLAAASLMQVHAAKNIDKSTIDLHFMRVLEAKETLDLFLDSHIRKLRESQTKGPRFHTLFFITGRGLHSPGGPVIKPATKRRLRERGIAYSERNPGLLTSRVCAEDRLTHEFQ; encoded by the exons ATGTCAGAGGATTCTTCTGTCAACGAATTATCATATAATGTACCAACACCCAATCAAATTGGTGTTTCTTCACACAATGTGGCGGTAAGTCCACTTGTCTCACCAAACCCACAGAATACTGGAACCGTGGAACTCATAATTAATGACACACAAAGTCTATCTGTATCAAGAAACCCACGAACTGCCAATACGCTGGTATTACAACCTGGATTATCATATTCTGGGGCGTCACAAACCAAAGGAGCTTACCCTAAACAGCTTCCTAAGCAAAGACCGATCAACTCACAAATAAGTATATGGAcgccacaaacaaaacaaatcgtTGAATACCACAATAAAGGGATTAGAACTTTGATTTTAATGAGAGGTCTACCTGGGAGTGGCAAGTCTTTCTTAGCACGGCAACTAGTTGAAACTATGTGTCCAGGCATGAATTATAAATCATTCTTATTTAGCACCGACGACTTTTTCATGCACAGGGGACGATATGAATTTCAGAGGAACATGCTCAGCGAGGCTCACCAATGGAATCAAAATAGGGTTCAAGAAGCATTTGGTCGCGGCGTAAGCCCCATTTTCGTTGATAATACTAACGTGGAGATACGGCACATGGAGCCATATGTTAGGGCAGGAGTCCGGGGAGGTTATATAATAGAGGTTTTGGAACCTAATACTCCGTGGGCTAAAAAAGTTGGCCATCTGGCTCGGAAAAATTCCCACGATGTCAACATTTCGACTTTAAAACGACTATTGGATACCTTCCAACTTTGCCCGAGTGGTGcttttttaatacaaatgttTGGGTTATCATATCCTGCAGATAAAATCCCTCCAGTAATGAGAAATATTCCACCTGTTTTGAAACAAGATCCACAAGATGCTCCATCTCCACATCAAACACGTCAAAGCCAG gtTGATTCGGCGAAGAGTCAGTCTGGCAAGGCATTTGAAGTCATGCAAAATCTTCCTTATGTTTTGAAGACTGACGCGATTCAGCAGGAACTTCTTACTACAAGCCACAGCCAAGCAGACTGTGCTTCAAATCATGCATACGTGAGTCCAACGTCAAATGAGACACATGCCGCTCCAACTCAGGCAAACTACTTATCATCTGCGCAACAATGTTCACATATAGAACGTATTATAGAAACGCGGATAGAAAACGAACATGAAACATCTGGTGATATTTCCTCTACAACCACTAATGATGCTGAAACAGCTCACGATGACAATGACCCAATCACTAAAGTTGAGTTTGTAAAACTAGAAGACGTGCGAAAACAGTTAGAGCAACTTGAAAAACTAGAAGATGAATGGGAAAATGGAGATGCATGGAATGATGATTCAAAATCAACAGTAAAATCTCTTTCTGAAAATGCTTCAGTGTTTGTTCCCAAACCACCTAGAAATTCTGAACATAATTCTACAGGACTAGATAGATTTTTACCATCTAGTTCCCATTATAATGATTGGTCAAAGATTTCAATGTTCATGCCATCATGGACTGAATGTCAAACTACTAGTTTACTGGACACACCAAATGTTGAAGTAGTTATGGAAACAAGTGGCACTAGTGTAGAATTTGGAGACACTGACGTTAATAATACAAATCTTAAAGTTCTTATTGCTACACCAAGAGATATTAACTTTTACTACACGGGATTAAATGAAGAAAAGATTCCTAATAAACGAATGTTGGACAAAAGCAGTATGACCAATGATCACGATCACATCGCGATGGAAACTGTTAGGTGCAAAAATGAAGAGAAACACTTTATCGCCTTTCGAAAACTGTTCAAGAATATATCCAAAGTGGAATTGAGAGACGTATTTGACAAATGTGTAGGCGATGTAAACTGGGCTGTTGACATTGTTTTAGACGGCATGGCTAATAATCAATTGCACACTAGTGCTGGAGATATTTCGGATACAGAAGATATCGACGACGAACAGTGTGACTGTCTAGCAGCATATAACATAATACCAAACGTTAATACGCAGCAGAAATCAACTATAGCTAATCCAGATCTAAGCCCAACTGGACTCGCACCAGGAATATCAGGACCTAGTACaccgaaattaaaaaaagagaAGAATCTTTCGGAATCCTCTATACTGTTAAAACGTCAAATAGAGCAAAACGTTGTTATATCTGACAGTCATTACTCTGACCATTGCCTCAAAATAAGGAAAATGCGCCGCGGTGAAGTGGACGATGTTCAAGGAGGTGCACTTCAACAAGAAACAGAAGATAGAGAAAGAGCCAGTCCTATAGCTTCCACATCAACTGCTGCCGAACCGGTAGCGGAGTCTTATTTGAgtactgatgatgatgattctcAAACCGCTTGCAGTGATGACGGCGAAAGAGTTGTCAACGTTGATTTGGGAACAGTCTTTATTTCAGAGCTTGACCACATGTTTGGCCGGAACGATATGCAATACCCAGATAACATACTGACAAGGGTGAACATGCCAGTTTCCTTGCTTAATGAAATTAACGCTCTTTGGATAGAGTCGTTTATGTATCAATTAGATGAGCAGTCGCGCCAGTCGGAAATAATGCTACGTCAAGATGAAGAATTTGCGAG GCAGTTGGCTTTAAAAGAAGAACAATTGGCCAAAGCGGGGCAAGAACCCGCCGTTCCAGACTTAAAAGACATTATGGACATGGAACTAGCGCTGTCCATTTATAAGAAGGAGATAACGGCAGAATGGCGCAATAATGTGCCTAATGATTTAGCCGCTAGAATGACGAGAGAGAAATTGTACAATTTGTTCCCTGACGTGAATCCTGAAATTCTCTCTGAACTTCTCATGGCTCATGACAATAATTTCCAGGCTACTGTTGAG GTATTACTATCATCAACAGGCAATGGCAAAATACTGGAAGAAGAAAATGGTGTAGCAAAATTTATAACTACAAAAGAACTGGAACGCCATGAAAAGTTGATCGAAGAACAAAAAAAG GCTCTGTCAGAAGTGGAGTGGCCCTTGCTACCCAAAGATGACAAGGTCGATATGAACACGGTGCAGGAGTACCGAGCCAAAGCCAACGAACACTTGGAGCAGCGGAATCT GTACCGACTGCGAGCCGAAAGCTACCTGGCGCGCAACATGCCGCAGATCGCCACATACTACTCCGATGTGGCGGTGTTGCATAAGAAGAAGTTCGACCACGCTAACAGTTTAGCGGCTGCTTCCCTGATGCAG gtTCACGCAGCAAAAAACATCGACAAATCCACAATCGACCTTCACTTCATGCGCGTACTCGAAGCCAAAGAAACGCTTGACTTGTTCCTAGACTCCCACATTCGCAAGTTGCGAGAGTCGCAGACGAAGGGGCCGAGATTCCACACTTTGTTCTTTATAACGGGCAGGGGCTTGCACAGTCCCGGCGGGCCGGTGATCAAGCCGGCCACCAAACGGAGGCTTCGGGAGAGGGGCATAGC ATATTCTGAACGCAACCCAGGCCTGCTGACGTCACGCGTGTGCGCCGAAGACAGGCTGACGCACGAGTTCCAATAG